AGGCCTGCCGGTGGTGATCGGCGAAATAGCCAGCGTGGATGATCAGCGGAGTGATGATGAAATAAAGAACAATACCAACCCGCAGAAAATCCGGCCCATCAATTTCCTCCTGATGATGAATCTCTGCCAGCAGTCGCAAATGGGCTATATGGTATTTTGGTGGGGCTTCGTTAAGCCAATAGAATCAAACAATATTGAAAGCATGAGCCCTAACGGTACATTCAAAGGCCTGACAGGCGCCGGACTGGCGTTTGCTGTCACAGATCGCAACTCCATCATGAAAACCTCCCAAAAGGCGGTTTTAAAATAGAGCTTCTCTTTAATTAAATAATGAAAGATGAAAAAAACAATAGCCGTCACTATCAGCAGTGCTGTTATACTGGCAACTTCCGTTTGGTTTTACTTTAACGAGTATAAATATAAAAACAACTTTATCGTAGCCGGCGCGATGGTACTCCTTGTTTTCTTTGGCTGGTTTTTCCTTTTCTATTGTTTAAAGAAGAGGAATGCGGTACCAGGACCCAAACGTACCATCAGCGAAATACTTTTTGGTACAAAAGAGGAACAACAACAAAGCCGTGAAAATAGAATGGAAGTACTTCGGCAAAAGAAGCGTTATGTGCGGATGGTGATAGTGCCGATGATATTGTTGGTTCTCGGCAACCTGGCGGCCGTATTCCTGCTCTCCTGGCAGAGAGACCAGCGCGTACTCAGCACCGGTGAAACACGGCAGGCAGAAGCGGTTGTTACCAGATTGGAAGACAGGTGGGAGGGAAGGCGGGGGGATCTCTTTAAAACCAATCCCTATGCTATCATCCACTATCGGGCAGCCGATAAGGAAATAGAACAATCAATCGCAAACAACGGATTCCCGGTTTACAATTTAGGGCAAAGGGTATTGATCAGATATGCTGTTGATTATCCGGAATTGTTTGAAGTCATAAGGGATACAGAATAGCACTTAAATGTATAATTATGAAACAACTAAAATTAATTTTTGCAGGATTGCTACTACTCGTTTGCGTTTCCGCCTGTAAGAAAGACAGCGGAACCAATGCCGGCTTTGACCCTGCACAATACTATATAGCAGGTGTTCGGGTGGTTAATTACAAAACCAATTTTGCAATCATATTTACACCTGGTGGAGCTTCCAGGCAATTGACTGTTGGAGGAAGCCTCGTCTCTGCCGGAAGCTATCAGTATAATGGCAGCCATTTGAAAATTACTGACGCTACTTTTGGTGATGCAGATTTGACGATCATCAACAATGCCATTACAGACTACGCAGGCAACACGGGTTTCGCTGACGCTTCTCTGTTAAGGATACCAGGCAACGATGCTTTTGCAGGTAAGAAATTTCAGGGACAGCTGCGATTAAACAATGAGTCAACTGCTATTGCCTGCACCATTCAATTTAGTACCGATAGTAAATTTGGCTTTCGCTTCAATAGCTCCGACTTCACCTCTCCGACTGCGCCTTATACATTGCAAAACAATGCTGTGGCCACCGGAAACAGCAATGGACAATTCCTGCTGGTGATGGCTAACGGTAAGCTTCTTGTTTCCACTTCTAACGACAGTAATCAGATGTATGGAGAATTTTCACAGGTGATTTAAGTATTAGAGAGAATTTAAACAATAAGGTCAACATAAAATCTACAAACAATGACAACAATAAATCAAATCAAAAAAGCTGCTGCCATCACGGCAGTTATACTTATCGCAACGGTGTTTTCCTGCAAGAAGGGCGGAAGCAGCGATAACATCACCACTGACGGAGCTGTAAAAAGCAGCATTGAATCCGGGAACGGCATTACTTACAAGTTATATATAAAACCCGGTCAGGCCAGTTACAAAGGAATTCTTGTAATGGGAAGCGGAAATGAACCCAGCCAGCCTTCAGAAGGAGCTCTCGACGGAGATGGGGAAAATGCCCTATGTCAGAAAGCGGCTGAAAACGGCTATGTGGCTGCTATTGTTAAATACCGGAAAGGACAGCCAGCCAATACAGACGATGCCTGGAACAGCGATGCGAATATGCTTGGGCAGGACTATGACAACTGCATACAAGCCCTGTCAGTAAAATATAAGGTGAATAAAAACAGATCAGTAGTAGGCGGATACTCTTATGCAAGCATGATGCTCTTTACCGTTAATTCCACTTATTCAACGCTCGCTTATTGTAAAGGAATATTGGGCGCCTGTGGGGCATCCGGTCAATGGGACGCACAAAATTTTAAAATACCTATTTATGCCGTTAATTGCGCCCAGGCCGACGACCAATACGGCGTAAACGGAAAAGCCCTGTATGACCTGATTCCTGCCAATTCTCCTGTGAAAGCCAATAGTGAAGGATTTACAGATAACGGCTGTAGCACACATTGTGGTAAAAACTGGACGGACGAGATGTATGCCAGGCTCGCGAAATGGCTGCCCATAGAATAATAGTACGGCTGTAATAAAATGTTTTAATTAGCAGCTCCTGAATACAATTGCTATCTGTTTTGTACTTTTATTGTAAATGGAAGTATCGGAAATTACATACCTGGTCGTTTTTGGTACCATTGCTTTTCTCCTGTTCTTTGTTTTTATCGGATTGGTAGTTATTCGTTACTATAAAAAAAGTAAAGAGTATGTAGAGAAGACCTTTTTGCTGAAGCAGAGCTTTGAACACAATCTTCTCCAGGCCCGCCTGGAAGTACAGGAGCAAACGTTCAACACCATCAGCCAGGAAATACACGACAACGTGGGGCAGTTACTTAGCCTGGCAAAGGTGCAGTTAAGCATCGCCGAGCAAAGTGAAACGGCCGACAAACCGTTGTTGTCTGATATAAAAAGCAATCTTAGCAATGCGTTGAACGATTTACGTGATATTGCCAAAAGCCTCAATAGTGATCGCATCCGGCAACTGACCCTGGCACAGATCATTGAGGAAGAGTTGCAGCGGATCAGCCGCTGGGGCTCCATTCGATATCATCTGCAGGTAAGTGGTGCTGAACAGCCGCTTTCCGAACAAACAAAAACTATCCTCTTTCGTGTAGTACAGGAATGCTTTCAGAATATCCTGAAGCACGCCAATGCAACACAGATAAATACAGATCTTGATTACACCGTTCCATACCTGCACATAAAGATCACCGACAACGGCGTAGGCTTCCTTCAGCATCAGTCGAACGAAATACGATCAGGCATTGGTCTCAATAACATCAAAACCCGGGTAGCATTAATTAACGGAACTATTCATATCAGCAGTACTGAAGGAAAGGGCGCCGCTGTTACTTTAAATATCCCATATGAATAAAGAAATAAAAATTGCTATTGCAGACGATCACGCTTTGTTTCGCAGAGGAATTACATCCCTTATCAATTTTTTTCCGGGATACAAAGTGCTGTTCGAAGCCGCTGATGGAAAGGATTTCATCCGGCAGCTCCGCCAGGATTCACTGCCGGATATTGCGCTGCTCGATATCAGTATGCCCAATATGGATGGTTACGCCACCGCCCATTGGATCAATACCTATTACCCTCAGATCAACGTGCTGGCCCTGAGCACGATGGATGCGGAATCTGCTATCATTAGAATGATGAAAAACGGTGCCAAAGGTTACGTACTGAAGGATGCCGAACCAGAAGAGCTGAAGCTGGCCTTCGATGAGGTGCTTCAGCACGGATGTTTCTATAACGAGCAGATTACAAGAAAAGTCATGAAATCATTAAACGCGTTATCTTCCGAAAACAACATTTCCGGGTTTGTAAAGTTAACCGAAAGGGAAACCGAGTTTTTAAAATTACTTTGTACGGAGAAAACATATAACGAAATAGCTGCGGAGATGTTTGTTAGTCCTCGTACGGCGGAGGGATACCGCAATGCGCTTTGTGAGAAGTTACAACTGAAAAGCCGTACCGGCCTGGTACTTTATGCCATCAAAAATGGGTTGGTGAAGATATAGAAGGAGGGAAGACATACTTCCGCAGAACAACAGTGGATGGCCCGCCTCACCATCCACCTTAATTAACATCATGCAATATATCCCTCTGTCTTTAAGATCGAAATCATCCTGAGCATGGCCGACTTAAACATCCTCTCATTGAAAAAGCCCTTGCTGTAACCGGCATATTTTTGCGAAAAAATAGCTGCCACTTCCTCCGCCGGATGGCTGTTTAGCATCTTACCAAAATCATCGATGTAGTGATTAGTAGAGGCAAAACTATTCGATGGCGCAGTTGTTGCAAATGTATCCGTCAGCAATCCGTGATGTCCTAACGCCAGCATAGACACCCGCAGTGCATTTACTTTCCCAACGCTTTCCATATACTGGCCCGCATGCTGGAAGATGAGCGGAAACCAGTCGTGTGGCTGCATCATGTGCCCCAACGCATCAGAGGCAAATAACCATTGCTGTTCGCTGTACAACGACAGATGGCAATCGCTGTGACCCGGGGTGGCCAGTACCCGGAAGTTCCAGCCATTGAACGACAGTTCATCTCCATCGGCCACACATTCGAAATGCTGATCAATCAGCCCGTAAAACGGATTGCCGGTTACATTGAGTGTTTCCCGGTCCGGTTGCATCCGTAATACAAAGTCCATGTATTTGTCGTACCGGAAACCCGCGATGGCAGCAGCGGATGCATATAATTTTACCTCAGGCATATGAGGCAAAAGAACGGGAAGCAGGCCACAATGGTCGTAATGGGAATGGGTAATGAACCAATGCCGGATATCCTGCAGCCGTGGTACTATTTCGCCAAGCTGCGACATCACAAGGTCTGCATCACGTAAGAGGCCTCCTTCAATGAGTAGCCAGCCGTCACCGGTTTTTACGAGGTAAAGCGGGTTGTCCGGCGTGCCAAGCAGAAACAATGCTGCATTTACTTTTCCTGGTTTATTAATCCACATATGCTCGTTTTTTTGGGTGATCAGAATCGGTACAACATGGCGCCCCAGGTGGCCCCTGAGCCATAAGTCAACACCAGCGCCAGCGTACCAGGCGCCGGATCCTGCTGATGTATGTATTCACTGATGGTAACCGGAAGAGAGGCAGAGGCCATGTTACCGTAATGCTGAACATTGGTCACCATTTTTTCCGGAGGTACGCCCAGTTGTTCTCTAACGTTATCGAGTATACGTAGATTAGGCTGATGAGGTAGTATAATATCTACGTCGCCAGGCCCGAGGCCATTTCTTTCCAGTATCTCCAGCGCCACTTCGCAGATCCTCGAAGTAGCATCTTTGAACATATGCTTTCCGTTCATCCGGAAATGAGCCGTTGTATCAGTGCGGGTGTAATGTGGCTGTGCAGTGCCTGGCGCCTCGGTCCATAACAGCCGGTACTGGCTGCCATCGGCTTTAATCAGCAAATCAATCACGCCGCCGGGGTGATCGTCGTCCCGGCTTAATACGATGGCGCCGGCGCCATCTCCCAGTAAAATCGACAAATTCCTCCCTTCATCTGAAGTATCCATTCTTTTAGACAACACCTCGCCACATGCAATCAGCACATGTTTGCTCCGTCCGGCCAGCAACCTGGAATAGGCGATTTCCACGCCGTATAGCAGGCCGGAACATTGCGCCCTGATATCAAATACCGGTATGTGGCCGAGGCCCAGCGCCGGCTGGATAAAACAGGCTTCAGACGGATCGTGGTGATCAGGACTGAGGGTATTGATGATCATCATGTCGATATCCCGGGGTGTAAGGCCCGCCTTTGCTATGGCAGCCAGACAGGCTGGTATCAGCAGGCTGCTGACCCCTTTATCGGGCGTTACATGCCTGCGGGTTAATACGCCCGTCCGGGTTTCAATGAATTCTTCCGTAGTGTTCATCCTGCTTACAATAGCAGCATTGCCGATGGTTTGCCCGGGCAGGGCATGACCGGTTCCTTTTATTACTATCGCCATGGTTAATTCTTTTTATGCTGAAAATATTGTTGATACTGCGATCTGAGCACTGTCCGGGATATCTTCCCGTTAGCATTCCGGGGAAGCTCGGGTAAATAGGCGATATCTCTCGGTCGGCAATGGCTTTCGACATTGCTCTTAATATAGCTGGTAACAGCGCTCTTCGTATCTTCCTTCCCAACAACAAGTAACAACATAGCGATAAGCGATTCCTCATCAGGAAGGTCCAGCAGCATGCATTCTTCAATACCTGATACTGAACTGAGTAACCGGGATTCAAAGGCACTCGGATTTACCCACCGGCCATTGGATTTAAACAATTCATCCTTGCGGCCATGATAAACATAGGTACCGTTGTCGGCCTTGCTGAACAGATCGCCGGTATGATACCAGCCATCCCGGAATTTGGCATTGTTCCTTACGGGATCTTCCCAGTATCCGGCCAGCGGATAAGGCGTTTTTACACACAGTTCTCCCGCAACCTGTTTTTCCTTCGGCTCGCTATGGCTATAGTTGAGTTGCAGATCATAGCCTTCCACTACATTCCCTGTATTTCCGGCGCCATGGCTGCCGGGCTTATTGGTAAGGAATACGTGGCCTACCTCCGTACAACCGATACCATCCAGTATCGGATGGCGGGTATATGCTTTCCACTTTTCATACAAAGCAGCCGGTAACGGAGAACCGGCAGAAAAGAATAGTCGCACTTCCTTCAGTGCTGCTGTCAGTTCCGGAGTAGGCGAATGCAATAAAGCCGCGTACATTTTAGGCACGCCAAAAAAGACGCTGGGCTTATAATGTATGATGTTGGCTGCAACACTGGCGGGGTCTGGCCATTGGCCGTCGATTAAAACGCTGGCGCCCGTCAGTAACGGAAAGAAAAAGCTGTTGCCGAGGCCGTATCCGAAAAACATTTTTGGAACGGAATAGATCCGGTCGTGTTGATGGATGCCAAGCGTGTCGGTGGCAAACAGTTTTGTGTTGATGAGCATTGTATCCTGGCTATGCTGTACAGCCTTCGGTCTTCCGGAGGTGCCGGATGTATATTGCCAGAATGCAATACTGTTGGGTTTCTTCCGATAAAAAAAAGTGGGCCTGGAAGAAAGAAAAGCGGTATCATTCAACTGGCTTTCCCGGAAGATTTTATCCGGCGCAATAAATATCGCCTGCCGAAATACCGTCTTGAGCCGTTCCTGTTCTGCATCGTCTATTATAATGGCCGCTGCCCGGCTGTCGTCCAGTATATAAGCCAGCGTTTCCGGCTCTGTTTTCGGATTAAGCGGCACCGGTATGGCGCCGATCTTTAACAAGGCCAGGAATGAGTAAATGAAGGTGGGACTGTCTTTTAATAGCAACAACACTCTCTGTTCAGGAAGAATGCCGGCAGTATGGAATCCGCCCGCAAAACGTCCTGTTTGTTCACAAATAAAATCGCCCTTCAGGAATTGATTGTTGAATAGGATCTGGTGCTCATTGTCGTGGTCACTAACAGACATGAGAATTCTCTCTGCAAGATTATATTGCATAGCGGGTTACTTGATGGTTTAAAATAGGATAGTACTAAGGTTGCTTACAGCCGTTGCCAGGTAAGCTGAAAAGTCATGGGTTTATCGTACACTACCAGGGGAGGCGTTTTCAACACCAGTTTGTCGTCTTGTAAGGTGGCGTAACGGATAAACCTGATTCCGATAAAATTGGGAAAAAGGCTGCCTTCTACCACATGGGAGATCTCACCAGGCTGTTCCTCGGAATAACGCCCATAGTAGGCGTTATATCCGAGGAATGCCGCAGAAGCTTCTTCCGGCGTACAGACGCCCATTGCATCCGACTTGAATCTGGGTCTTTCAGGATTCATGATCTGAACATTCATGTGACCTTTCTCGTCGTACATTAGAATACCGGAAGGTGTGGATCCAAAGAAATGAAGTGATTGTCCGTTGGCGTCCCAGTCGACGCAGTTAGTCAGGGCCCAGGAGCCGACTATAAGGTTTCCAATAGTGGGTTGCATAATGGTATATTGAGGGTATTAAAATCCGGATAGTAAAATCAGGATAGTAAGATAGTAATTATTGTGGAATTATTAACTGGTATAAAAGGAACTGAGAAGAATGAACAGAATGAACAGCATGTTTACGGAGGCGGCTATACGTTCTCTGCTTTATGTCCGTTACCGAACAATCTCTGTACTCATCCGGACACTTAATCAATACACATCATGATTAAGTCTCTGTACATCATATATCTGTAACATGGCATGATAATACCTGCCTCTCCCGCAATACTTCTTCACACTATGAACCTCCTGATCAAAACTATATTCCGCCAGCTATGGCGCCAACGGCTCTTCACTTTCCTCAACATCATAGGAATTGCCATCAGCATCAGCGCCTGTTGGGTGATCTACCGCATCGTCAGTTACGAATATAGCTTCGATAGTCAATTGCCCGATCGCACTAATACCTACCGCCTGGTAACAGGAATGATGTTTGAACAAACAGAAAGTTACAACGGCGGCGCTTCTGCTCCGCTATATTAGTTCCTGCGTGAAGAAGTACCCGGCCTCAAACGGGTGGTACCGGTTTTCTCCCAATGGATCAACGTCGTGGAAACTACGGATCAACGGCAGGAACCTGTTGTTAAAGGTAACGTAAAGGGTGTGGTGGCTACTGATTCTACTTATTTTGCAATGGTGCCTTACGCCTGGTTAGCCGGCAGTCCCGCTACTGCGCTGAATGCTCCGGAAAATGTAGTGCTTACCGAAAGCCGCGCAAAAAGTTATTTTGGTACAACCGCTCCGGAGGCGGTTTTAGGGAAAATAATTACTTATAACAAAGAAAAGAAACGGACGGTAACGGGTATCGTAAAAGATCTGGGCTATCCTACAGAATTTACGGGACAGGAATTTTTCAGGCTTCCTCCTGCAACTTATTCGCTGGGCCAGTGGACCAGCACCGATGGTGCTAACCGGGTGTATCTCCAGCTGGGGCCGGGTACGGATACGGCAAAGGTGCTGGCAATGGTAACGAAGGTGGCCGGCGAAAAATGGGAGGAGAATTTGCAGGATAGCAAGCTTCCCCGCAGCATCAAACGCTGGTTCAAACTGATACCGCTGACTGAATCGCATTTTTCAACTTACATCCCTGAGTGGGAGGTACGTAAAGCCAGCAAACCGGTAATGCACGGACTCATCGGCCTGGGTCTGCTGCTGATCATTGCGGCCAGCATCAATTTTGTAAACCTCGCCACCACCATCGCTATCATTATAAGCTGCTTGGGCCTCTTCGGCCTTGCGGTGCTCATCGCATTCCAGCGTACAAAGGAAATCGGTATACGGAAAGTGCTGGGCGCTACTGTTACCGGCATCATACAGATGCTGATGTTGGATTTTGTGAAGCTCGTGCTTATTGCGTTGGTGATCGCCGCTCCCATTGCATGGTGGGGCATGTCGAAATGGCTGCAGAACTTTGTTTACCGGATCTCCATTGAATGGTGGATGTTTGCGCTGTCTGGTGCGGTAGTGGTGCTCATTGCCATATTTACGGTGAGCTTCCAGGCGGTAAGGGCGGCCCTGGCCAACCCGGTGAAGTCGCTGCGATCCATGTAACAGGGAACCCGGCGCTGCAATACCATCTTTATAGCTGCTTATTTTTCCAAACGTTCCGATAATAATTGTTTCAACAGGCTCAGATGATCATCATCCTTTACAGTGCCGTTGTTGTAAATCGTACGCCCGGTTTTATCAATCAGGTAAAGTTGCGGAATCGGATAGGACGATAATGCATCCCGGATATGATCATCTCCGAATACCAACGTCCAGTTCATGGCATATTTTTCAACCGCCTGCTCAAAAGCCGCGCGATCCTTGTCTACATTGAATGAAATAAGCCTGAAGTCACCTCCCTGGTATTGGTCGTTGATGATCTTTAAATCCGGTATCTCCCTCACACAAGGTCCGCACCACGACGCCCAGATCTGTATCAGCACATACTTTCCACGGAGCCTGGATAATTCAATTTTGTTATTGTTGATGTCGGCTGCTGTAAAATCCGGAAAATTGCTGTTGGTGGTGATAGCTACTTTATTTTGAAGAATTTCCCGTACATGTTCGGCGGACCTGGAGTGTTTATATTTATCAGGCAAAACTGTATTGTAATACCGCAGCATCTCTTCCGGTTTTAAGCATATCACCGGAAGTATTCTCTCCTGAAGTACCCAAAAGGAGATGTATAGATCCGGGAATTTTTGAATGAACTCAAATTCTTTATATGTCACCGTATCGGCCATCCTGAATGCCTGCATCCGGAGAGCGGTATCGCTTCCGAATTCGCTCATGTTTTTCATGATAAAACTTAAATGAGCATCCTGTTTTTCTTTTATAAAGGCATCATAAGTGTTACCTCCTAATCGGGCGTAAGGAACAAGATTTACAGATCGCTTTTCGTCGATCGTATAATATTTACCCGTATCAGGCAATGATACCACAACGACATCGGAATTTCCTTTTTTAAAAAAGGCCCTTCTGGCAATATAACTGGTATCACTGGTATGGTAGTATATCGAGATCAACCCATAAGGAGCAAACAGCTCCCCGTGCCACTCCTGGTTCCCTTTGGGATCTATATCGTGGCGCCTGATCCCGTCGCTCACTGTTATAGCAAAGTTTTGCTGATTCAATGGTGGCGTAAAAACGAATCTGACATGCGCTGAGTCATTCGCTAACGCTGAAAAACACGTGAATAGGAGCAATGCGGAGAATATACCCGGGTAACTTTTCATCTTGCTAATAACAATTATTTTGTTATTAAATATATTACACAAAATGAATGATGGGTGGATGACCGTTGTTAAAGTTTCGCCAAGACTCCCATAACTTATCTTGCAGCCCTGAACATCCGCCAGAGCTTTATCTTCAATGCCAGCCAGCCTATGAATGCATAAACGAGTAACAGAATACCCAAATGTCGTATATACGGAAACGTTAGTCCCACCGCGCCTTTCTGAATCAACAGAATTTTAAATGCCTGTAAAAACGGCGTCAGTGGAATAATGTTGGCCATAAACTGAACGAAAGACGGCATAGCGCTGAGCGGCCAGGTAAAGCCGCTGATGATAAACGCCGGCGAAGCAATCACCATCAGTATTTGCGTGGCTTTTAACGCATCCGGTATAAGTATGCTCACAAATACACCGAGGAAGGAGGCGGAGCCTACAAAAAATGCAGTAAGCCATATAAAGTTCAGAATACCTTCCGGCAATGGCACCCGGAAAAGAATATGCATCAGATAATAAACTGCAACAATCAGGATAGAAAAAAGCCAGATGGGAATCACTTTTATCAGCATAATAGGGAAGGCCCATCTGCGCATGCCACGGTACTCTTCCACGAAAGAACCCCGCTGGAACTCCGCTGCAAAGCTAACGGCCATCGCCAGCAGGATCACCTGTTGCAGTACTACCGCCAGCATGGCCGGCCACATAAAAATCAGGTAGTTACTGGTAGTATTGAAGAGCGTGATATAGTTGGTTTTGAAAGGCTCATACTGGGTGGCTGCCCTCACTGCCGGCATCCCCATTTTCTGTAATCCCTTGATGGATACACCCGCGGAAAATGTACCAATGGTCAGCTGCAATGCCTTGGAAGCGAAGTTGGCCGTTAATACGTTTCCGGTGTTAACATATACATTCACTTCAGGATATTTCTTCTGCAATATATCCGCTTCAAAACGGGAAGGGAGCATCACTACAGCAGCTGCTTCTTTCCTGATCACTTCACTGTTCACGTTGTCGGGCTCCCGCAGATATTTCAGCACCTTAATACTTTTATTATCTCCCAACATCTCCACCAACTGGTTAGATAACGGGGTATTATCTTTATCGATTACGATTACAGGTATATTCTCCACCTTCCCGCTTTTGTACACAAAACCCAGCAGTGTGGCATAAAAGACCGGCGCCAGGAAAAAGACGGTGCGCAGGGTGGAATTGCCAATGAACAGCTTGAACTCACGTTTCAACAATCGGATAAATTCTTTCATGCCTGATTATTTCAGTAAAACAGTTGCATTTACCAGTATATCTTTCACCTTACTCATATCTTTAGGTTGCACCTTGATCTCATATATTGCATCCTGTATCTGGTAGTCAGGATAAGCGGTGGTGATATCCGCATAACGGGTCAGCTGCCTGATATACGCGACGGTTCCATCCACGTCTTCTTTATTGTACGATACCTGCATTTTTATATCCTGCCCTGTTTTGAAGGGCGCAATTTTGCTTTCCGGTATCGTAAAACGGAAGTACGTGCTGCCGGGTATATATCCGTTGAACAGCGCAAAGCCGGCCGTAGCCAGCTCTCCGGGATTCAGGCTGATCGTTTCTATTTCCATATCGTTGGTAGCAATGATATACCGCTCCGAATAAGCAACGTTCGCTTCCTGTAATGCGCCCTTTGCCTGGGATGCCTGTCCGGCGGCCATTTCCACTTTTTCAATACGGGTACCTCTTTTTACATCGTCCAGTTCTGCTACTACGGCATCATACTGGGCTTTTGCTCCCTGGAATTTTGCATAGATCTCATCGTAAGACTGAGGCGACATCAGGCTGTCGTTGAACATATTGGTTGCCCGTTCATACGATTTTCTCGCAAATTCATATTGCTCTTTCAATCCTTTATACTTGGCCTGCAGTTGTTTCAGCTGATCGGCTGTAGCGCCATTGCGCGCCATCTGCTCCTGTGCGGTGGCGGCATTAACGGCCCCCTGCGCCTGTGCAA
The genomic region above belongs to Chitinophaga sp. 180180018-3 and contains:
- a CDS encoding MBL fold metallo-hydrolase, with protein sequence MWINKPGKVNAALFLLGTPDNPLYLVKTGDGWLLIEGGLLRDADLVMSQLGEIVPRLQDIRHWFITHSHYDHCGLLPVLLPHMPEVKLYASAAAIAGFRYDKYMDFVLRMQPDRETLNVTGNPFYGLIDQHFECVADGDELSFNGWNFRVLATPGHSDCHLSLYSEQQWLFASDALGHMMQPHDWFPLIFQHAGQYMESVGKVNALRVSMLALGHHGLLTDTFATTAPSNSFASTNHYIDDFGKMLNSHPAEEVAAIFSQKYAGYSKGFFNERMFKSAMLRMISILKTEGYIA
- a CDS encoding AMP-binding protein; translated protein: MQYNLAERILMSVSDHDNEHQILFNNQFLKGDFICEQTGRFAGGFHTAGILPEQRVLLLLKDSPTFIYSFLALLKIGAIPVPLNPKTEPETLAYILDDSRAAAIIIDDAEQERLKTVFRQAIFIAPDKIFRESQLNDTAFLSSRPTFFYRKKPNSIAFWQYTSGTSGRPKAVQHSQDTMLINTKLFATDTLGIHQHDRIYSVPKMFFGYGLGNSFFFPLLTGASVLIDGQWPDPASVAANIIHYKPSVFFGVPKMYAALLHSPTPELTAALKEVRLFFSAGSPLPAALYEKWKAYTRHPILDGIGCTEVGHVFLTNKPGSHGAGNTGNVVEGYDLQLNYSHSEPKEKQVAGELCVKTPYPLAGYWEDPVRNNAKFRDGWYHTGDLFSKADNGTYVYHGRKDELFKSNGRWVNPSAFESRLLSSVSGIEECMLLDLPDEESLIAMLLLVVGKEDTKSAVTSYIKSNVESHCRPRDIAYLPELPRNANGKISRTVLRSQYQQYFQHKKN
- a CDS encoding lipocalin-like domain-containing protein — its product is MQPTIGNLIVGSWALTNCVDWDANGQSLHFFGSTPSGILMYDEKGHMNVQIMNPERPRFKSDAMGVCTPEEASAAFLGYNAYYGRYSEEQPGEISHVVEGSLFPNFIGIRFIRYATLQDDKLVLKTPPLVVYDKPMTFQLTWQRL
- a CDS encoding TlpA disulfide reductase family protein encodes the protein MNQQNFAITVSDGIRRHDIDPKGNQEWHGELFAPYGLISIYYHTSDTSYIARRAFFKKGNSDVVVVSLPDTGKYYTIDEKRSVNLVPYARLGGNTYDAFIKEKQDAHLSFIMKNMSEFGSDTALRMQAFRMADTVTYKEFEFIQKFPDLYISFWVLQERILPVICLKPEEMLRYYNTVLPDKYKHSRSAEHVREILQNKVAITTNSNFPDFTAADINNNKIELSRLRGKYVLIQIWASWCGPCVREIPDLKIINDQYQGGDFRLISFNVDKDRAAFEQAVEKYAMNWTLVFGDDHIRDALSSYPIPQLYLIDKTGRTIYNNGTVKDDDHLSLLKQLLSERLEK
- a CDS encoding ABC transporter permease, with the translated sequence MREEVPGLKRVVPVFSQWINVVETTDQRQEPVVKGNVKGVVATDSTYFAMVPYAWLAGSPATALNAPENVVLTESRAKSYFGTTAPEAVLGKIITYNKEKKRTVTGIVKDLGYPTEFTGQEFFRLPPATYSLGQWTSTDGANRVYLQLGPGTDTAKVLAMVTKVAGEKWEENLQDSKLPRSIKRWFKLIPLTESHFSTYIPEWEVRKASKPVMHGLIGLGLLLIIAASINFVNLATTIAIIISCLGLFGLAVLIAFQRTKEIGIRKVLGATVTGIIQMLMLDFVKLVLIALVIAAPIAWWGMSKWLQNFVYRISIEWWMFALSGAVVVLIAIFTVSFQAVRAALANPVKSLRSM
- a CDS encoding sensor histidine kinase → MEVSEITYLVVFGTIAFLLFFVFIGLVVIRYYKKSKEYVEKTFLLKQSFEHNLLQARLEVQEQTFNTISQEIHDNVGQLLSLAKVQLSIAEQSETADKPLLSDIKSNLSNALNDLRDIAKSLNSDRIRQLTLAQIIEEELQRISRWGSIRYHLQVSGAEQPLSEQTKTILFRVVQECFQNILKHANATQINTDLDYTVPYLHIKITDNGVGFLQHQSNEIRSGIGLNNIKTRVALINGTIHISSTEGKGAAVTLNIPYE
- a CDS encoding ketoacyl-ACP synthase III produces the protein MAIVIKGTGHALPGQTIGNAAIVSRMNTTEEFIETRTGVLTRRHVTPDKGVSSLLIPACLAAIAKAGLTPRDIDMMIINTLSPDHHDPSEACFIQPALGLGHIPVFDIRAQCSGLLYGVEIAYSRLLAGRSKHVLIACGEVLSKRMDTSDEGRNLSILLGDGAGAIVLSRDDDHPGGVIDLLIKADGSQYRLLWTEAPGTAQPHYTRTDTTAHFRMNGKHMFKDATSRICEVALEILERNGLGPGDVDIILPHQPNLRILDNVREQLGVPPEKMVTNVQHYGNMASASLPVTISEYIHQQDPAPGTLALVLTYGSGATWGAMLYRF
- a CDS encoding response regulator transcription factor — encoded protein: MNKEIKIAIADDHALFRRGITSLINFFPGYKVLFEAADGKDFIRQLRQDSLPDIALLDISMPNMDGYATAHWINTYYPQINVLALSTMDAESAIIRMMKNGAKGYVLKDAEPEELKLAFDEVLQHGCFYNEQITRKVMKSLNALSSENNISGFVKLTERETEFLKLLCTEKTYNEIAAEMFVSPRTAEGYRNALCEKLQLKSRTGLVLYAIKNGLVKI
- a CDS encoding ABC transporter permease codes for the protein MKEFIRLLKREFKLFIGNSTLRTVFFLAPVFYATLLGFVYKSGKVENIPVIVIDKDNTPLSNQLVEMLGDNKSIKVLKYLREPDNVNSEVIRKEAAAVVMLPSRFEADILQKKYPEVNVYVNTGNVLTANFASKALQLTIGTFSAGVSIKGLQKMGMPAVRAATQYEPFKTNYITLFNTTSNYLIFMWPAMLAVVLQQVILLAMAVSFAAEFQRGSFVEEYRGMRRWAFPIMLIKVIPIWLFSILIVAVYYLMHILFRVPLPEGILNFIWLTAFFVGSASFLGVFVSILIPDALKATQILMVIASPAFIISGFTWPLSAMPSFVQFMANIIPLTPFLQAFKILLIQKGAVGLTFPYIRHLGILLLVYAFIGWLALKIKLWRMFRAAR